From Roseibium alexandrii DFL-11, the proteins below share one genomic window:
- a CDS encoding lysophospholipid acyltransferase family protein, which yields MLQKVFYIFVKIAVLFLLGLNVRRKDLLPFEGPAIIVANHNSHLDTMVLMALMPLSKLKDIKPVAAADYFFSSPWKAWFSEHVLGIIPVERKREDRTSDPLEGCYQALHKGQVLILFPEGSRGEPEEMTGLKKGISYLAEHTPGAPVVPVFTHGLGKALPKGSFLLVPFFCDIFVGKPITWAGDRTQFMNTLQDRFNELSSEKTFAPWE from the coding sequence ATGCTGCAGAAGGTCTTTTACATTTTCGTCAAGATTGCAGTGCTGTTTCTGCTCGGGCTGAATGTCAGGCGCAAAGACCTGCTGCCCTTTGAAGGGCCCGCAATCATCGTCGCCAACCACAACAGCCATCTCGACACGATGGTGCTGATGGCCTTGATGCCGCTGTCAAAGCTTAAGGACATCAAACCGGTCGCCGCCGCCGACTACTTCTTTTCCTCGCCCTGGAAGGCTTGGTTCTCAGAACATGTGCTCGGCATTATCCCGGTCGAACGTAAACGCGAGGACCGGACCTCTGATCCGCTGGAAGGCTGTTACCAGGCGCTGCACAAAGGCCAAGTGCTGATCCTGTTTCCGGAGGGCTCCCGAGGCGAGCCGGAAGAAATGACCGGCCTGAAGAAGGGCATTTCCTATCTTGCCGAACACACGCCCGGCGCCCCTGTCGTTCCAGTGTTCACCCACGGCCTCGGCAAGGCGCTGCCAAAAGGTTCGTTTTTACTGGTGCCGTTTTTTTGCGATATTTTTGTCGGCAAACCAATCACTTGGGCGGGCGACCGGACTCAGTTCATGAACACCCTGCAAGACCGGTTTAACGAACTCTCGTCGGAAAAAACCTTTGCACCTTGGGAGTAG